The Lycium barbarum isolate Lr01 chromosome 9, ASM1917538v2, whole genome shotgun sequence genome has a segment encoding these proteins:
- the LOC132609369 gene encoding nicotine N-demethylase CYP82E3-like — MDYHFSSNLQAVLGLLAFVFLSIILWRRKTFTTKKLAPEVPGAWPIIGHLLQLSGTDENIPFARTLGVLADKYGPIFTLRMGMYPYLIISNWEAAKDCLTTHDKDFAARPTSMAGQSIGYKYARFTYSNFGAYYSQVRKLALTQVLSSTKLEKMRHIRVSEMENSIKDLYSLTQVKKNEVINISEWFHQLTLNIIVKTICGKRYNKIEEDEEAKRFRKAFKGIMYVVGQIVLYDAVPFPLFKYFDFQGHIKLMKNIYKDLDSILQGWLDDHMKKKGVNNHEDEDAIDAMLRVTDVNEFKAYGYSQATVIKSTVLSLVLDGSDTTSVHLIWIMSLLLNNPHAMKQAQDEIDTKVGKERWVEESDIKNLVYLQAIVKETSRLYPPVPLLLPHEAVQDCQVAGYDIPKGTRLYINAWKIHRDPNIWSEPEKFMPERFLTSKANIDARGQHFEFIPFGSGRRSCPGITFATLLTHLTFARLLQGFDFSKSSNKPIDMTEGVGITLPNVNQVEVLVTSRLSSKLYVF, encoded by the exons ATGGATTATCATTTTTCTTCCAATTTGCAAGCTGTTTTAGGACTTTTAGCCTTTGTATTCTTGTCCATAATCTTATGGAGAAGAAAGACATTCACTACCAAAAAATTAGCCCCTGAAGTCCCTGGAGCATGGCCTATCATAGGCCACCTCCTTCAGCTGAGTGGTACCGATGAGAATATCCCATTTGCTCGGACTTTAGGGGTGTTGGCCGATAAATATGGACCTATTTTCACTTTGAGAATGGGGATGTATCCCTACTTGATAATCAGCAATTGGGAAGCAGCTAAAGATTGTCTCACAACTCATGACAAGGATTTCGCGGCCCGACCAACATCCATGGCTGGCCAAAGCATTGGTTACAAGTACGCGAGGTTCACTTATTCTAATTTCGGTGCTTATTATAGTCAAGTGCGCAAGCTGGCCTTAACGCAGGTACTCTCGAGTACTAAACTCGAGAAAATGAGGCACATACGTGTCTCTGAAATGGAAAATAGCATCAAAGACTTATATTCTTTGACGCAGGTAAAAAAGAATGAAGTGATCAATATAAGTGAATGGTTTCACCAATTGACTTTGAACATAATAGTGAAGACCATATGTGGGAAAAGATACAACAAAATAGAGGAAGATGAGGAGGCAAAACGTTTTAGGAAGGCCTTTAAGGGCATCATGTATGTTGTAGGGCAAATTGTTTTATATGATGCAGTGCCTTTTCCATTGTTCAAATATTTTGATTTCCAAGGGCACATAAAATTGATGAAGAATATTTATAAAGACTTGGATTCTATTCTTCAAGGTTGGTTGGATGACCATATGAAGAAGAAGGGTGTAAACAATCACGAGGATGAAGATGCCATAGATGCTATGCTTAGGGTGACAGATGTTAATGAATTCAAAGCCTATGGCTATTCTCAGGCCACCGTCATCAAGTCAACTGTCTTA AGTTTAGTCTTGGATGGCTCTGATACAACATCTGTTCATTTGATATGGATAATGTCCTTATTGCTGAACAATCCACATGCTATGAAACAAGCCCAAGATGAGATAGATACAAAAGTGGGTAAAGAGCGATGGGTCGAAGAAAGTGACATAAAAAATTTAGTGTACCTTCAAGCTATTGTTAAAGAAACATCGCGCTTGTATCCACCTGTTCCCTTACTACTACCACACGAAGCAGTGCAAGATTGTCAAGTGGCTGGTTACGACATTCCAAAAGGTACTCGTTTATATATTAATGCGTGGAAAATACATCGCGATCCTAACATTTGGTCGGAACCTGAAAAATTCATGCCAGAGAGATTTTTGACAAGCAAAGCAAATATAGATGCCCGCGGTCAGCATTTTGAATTCATTCCGTTTGGTTCTGGAAGACGATCTTGTCCAGGAATAACTTTTGCGACCTTACTGACACATTTGACTTTTGCTCGTTTGCTTCAAggttttgattttagtaaatcaTCAAACAAGCCAATAGACATGACAGAAGGTGTAGGCATTACCCTGCCTAATGTAAATCAAGT